In one window of Frigoriglobus tundricola DNA:
- a CDS encoding ATP-grasp domain-containing protein — MSILRRPGLGSNPAPRSAPPRQTGKAAGPANLSVFLIATAWVPIAARVGIRLVEHGCTVSAIGPRGHPLRHVTGIRVVHDFDPFDAPGSLAAALAAAAPTVVVPCDDAAAGLLHDVYHQRPDLRALIAASIGAPDMYPVTRSRIGFMKLARARGLSVPDTVHVRHPADIDEWPFAESGPAVMKRGGTSGGYGVQIVRSRSEALSAFRGFDTRPSPLVRWKRWVVNRDPLAFWPFESQRPPEIILQSYIPGRPANTMLACWRGAVLGSVTVEAVATQGETGASTIIRFITNREIADVSKRVAAELSLSGFHGLDFVIEEATGTPYLIELNPRCTQLGHLNLPGQGDLVGVLCRHLGAPAALRPDPPINEPVVAFFPQATAWTPDHPFYAQCRQDIPWQEPALVRELLRAPWPERRWVMRLYRRLFTHKPEPKPDLNKLNAADRRALSDLLARAGK; from the coding sequence ATGTCCATATTGCGCCGGCCCGGTCTTGGTTCGAATCCGGCCCCGCGTAGCGCCCCGCCCCGCCAGACGGGTAAGGCGGCCGGCCCGGCGAACCTCTCCGTCTTCCTGATCGCAACGGCCTGGGTGCCGATTGCGGCGCGGGTCGGCATCCGGCTGGTCGAGCACGGGTGCACCGTTTCCGCCATCGGCCCGCGCGGGCACCCGCTCCGTCACGTCACCGGCATCAGAGTCGTTCACGACTTCGACCCGTTCGACGCGCCCGGCTCGCTCGCGGCGGCGCTCGCGGCCGCGGCCCCGACGGTGGTCGTTCCCTGCGACGATGCCGCGGCCGGGCTGCTGCACGACGTGTACCACCAGCGGCCCGATTTGCGAGCCCTCATCGCGGCCTCCATTGGCGCCCCGGACATGTACCCCGTCACGCGCAGCCGGATCGGGTTCATGAAGCTCGCGCGGGCGCGGGGCCTGTCCGTCCCGGACACGGTTCACGTTCGGCACCCGGCCGACATCGACGAATGGCCGTTCGCCGAATCCGGCCCGGCGGTGATGAAGCGGGGCGGCACCTCCGGCGGTTACGGCGTCCAAATCGTCCGGTCCCGGTCCGAGGCACTGAGCGCGTTCCGGGGGTTCGACACGCGCCCGTCTCCGCTCGTCCGATGGAAGCGGTGGGTCGTGAACCGCGATCCGCTGGCCTTCTGGCCGTTCGAGTCCCAGCGCCCGCCCGAAATCATCTTGCAAAGTTACATTCCCGGCCGGCCCGCGAACACCATGCTGGCGTGCTGGCGCGGGGCCGTGCTCGGCTCGGTGACCGTCGAGGCCGTGGCCACTCAGGGGGAGACGGGGGCGAGCACGATCATTCGCTTCATCACCAATCGTGAAATTGCCGACGTATCGAAACGGGTCGCGGCCGAACTGTCGCTGAGCGGGTTCCACGGACTGGACTTCGTTATCGAGGAAGCGACCGGTACGCCGTACCTCATCGAACTGAACCCGCGGTGTACGCAACTCGGGCACTTGAACCTGCCGGGCCAGGGCGACCTCGTGGGCGTTTTGTGCCGGCACCTGGGCGCGCCGGCGGCGCTCCGCCCCGACCCGCCCATCAACGAACCGGTGGTCGCGTTCTTCCCGCAGGCGACCGCGTGGACCCCCGACCACCCGTTTTACGCCCAGTGCCGCCAGGACATCCCGTGGCAAGAGCCGGCCCTGGTGCGCGAACTGCTCCGCGCCCCGTGGCCCGAACGCCGATGGGTGATGCGGCTGTACCGAAGGCTGTTCACCCATAAGCCGGAACCGAAGCCCGACCTGAACAAGCTGAACGCGGCCGATCGCCGCGCACTGAGTGATCTGCTCGCTCGCGCGGGGAAATAG